The nucleotide window GCGTTTTCTAATCCCTGTTTTTGACCCAATTCCACACTATCCTTGTTTTTGCGATGAAAAGCCATTCGGCATTTATTAGAGCAAAACTTAGACGGCTTTGTTGTGTTCGTTTTTAATTCAATTTGACAGTTAATACAATTCATTTATTCTTCCCCTTTATCCATAACTTCTTTAAACAAAACGACTTGCGGCTTAACCTGTTCAACCTGCTGCACTTGCTTAAAGGCAGCAATCATTTCACCTAATTGTTTATTGCCAGCAGCTATATCCGTACCGTTTTTCTTACTTATGCCTAATTCGATTAAATATCGAGCATTATTTATAATTTCTTGTATTGTAACATCTGTTTTTGCTTCAATCCTGGCGATACCTTTGTCTATTTCGGCCTTTATGTTATGGTTTGTTATATTTCTATGCGCCGATACTCTTGCGGATTTAACTGCATAACCAGCTTTTATGGCGGCTTTTGTGCCATTATCACCCTGTAAGATACTTTCTTTAAATTTACTTTGTTTTAGAGTTAGCTTTTTAGTCATTTATTTACCCTTATAGCCAGCGGAATAAGCGGCCTTCGCTTGCTTTGCCGCGCCAGCTTTGGTTTTATAAACTTTTCTGTGAGACCCCCATTTATATCCGCCCCTTACTTTTCTTATTGGCATTTGACTCTCCTATTGTTTTGTGTTGATTTTTTGCACTTTGCGTTGTTTTTAATAAACATTGATTTTCCTTGTTATTTTATCAATAACGCAGTTTTTTGTGTTTTGGTCGTTTTTATGTTTAAAATTATTATCACGCTTGTATATCTTAACCCTTTGGATATTATCTGTCAAGTATAATTTTATAAATTTTAAGTTATTGTTATTGCTATACTTATATCAATTTTAAGATTTATTTTATAATTTAATTAAGCTGGTATGCTAATTGGTCGATTGTTTGCTATATGTACATATGTATTTGATGATTAAACTAATAACCTTTTTTTTATGGAGTATTGAATTATGAAAACCGAACAGATTAAATTTAGGTCGT belongs to Patescibacteria group bacterium and includes:
- a CDS encoding terminase small subunit; this translates as MTKKLTLKQSKFKESILQGDNGTKAAIKAGYAVKSARVSAHRNITNHNIKAEIDKGIARIEAKTDVTIQEIINNARYLIELGISKKNGTDIAAGNKQLGEMIAAFKQVQQVEQVKPQVVLFKEVMDKGEE